The Desulfuromonas versatilis genome has a segment encoding these proteins:
- a CDS encoding citrate synthase family protein → MTVKRRNERFSKAIPTRIWKEEATAENPFTSQSCSCYGYDLMDLMKNRSFIEVLYLMLRGELPNPAQSELLEALMIALMNPGPRHPATRAAMNAGVGKTDTVHILPISLSILGGKHLGAGEIEDAMRFFRKMNKSKAEDVYNKILKERVPPNEGDWRPVPGFGSRFGDIDEMPRQFANYLKSLPGAGKSLSWGSKLADTVKPLKIGWLTTGVAAAVFSDLGFHPRDCAGLFQLLSSPGLLAHGLEMAKKPITAMPFLSDEEYKIEKTL, encoded by the coding sequence ATGACCGTAAAAAGAAGAAATGAGCGCTTTTCAAAAGCCATCCCTACCCGCATCTGGAAAGAAGAGGCAACAGCGGAGAACCCTTTCACCTCCCAATCATGCAGTTGTTATGGTTATGATTTAATGGATCTTATGAAAAACAGATCTTTTATCGAGGTATTATACCTAATGCTTAGAGGAGAGTTGCCCAACCCTGCTCAATCGGAACTACTAGAGGCCTTGATGATTGCTCTTATGAATCCTGGACCTAGACACCCTGCAACTAGAGCCGCAATGAATGCAGGTGTTGGAAAAACTGATACTGTACATATCTTGCCGATTTCGTTAAGCATCCTAGGGGGAAAACACCTTGGTGCTGGCGAAATCGAGGATGCTATGCGTTTTTTCAGAAAGATGAATAAATCCAAGGCAGAGGATGTGTATAACAAAATTCTTAAAGAAAGGGTTCCACCGAATGAGGGCGACTGGCGGCCTGTTCCGGGTTTTGGTTCTCGATTTGGCGATATTGATGAAATGCCCCGCCAATTCGCAAATTATCTCAAATCGCTACCGGGGGCAGGAAAATCATTATCATGGGGCTCCAAACTTGCTGATACGGTAAAGCCACTAAAAATTGGATGGCTGACCACTGGTGTTGCCGCTGCAGTTTTTTCCGACCTTGGATTTCACCCCCGCGACTGTGCTGGTTTATTTCAATTACTGTCCTCGCCCGGTCTTCTTGCACATGGCCTTGAGATGGCAAAGAAACCCATTACAGCAATGCCATTTCTTTCAGATGAGGAGTACAAAATTGAAAAAACACTATGA
- a CDS encoding TonB-dependent receptor plug domain-containing protein, translating to MAQDIENQQSQTLIMEDLKDYYGDEEFVTIATGSRKPIYKAPAVATVITAEEIKAMGARSLDDVLETVAGIHVMPSSLSRLDSIYSIRGIQSGFNPHVLVLMNGTPFANVFNGGHPILFRLPVSAISRVEVIRGPGSAIYGADAFAGVINIITKDVDEFNGTTVGGRVGSFDTHDFFIQDGRYFGKVSVGFSLEWQESEGDKSRKIDSDFQTILDNTFGTNASLAPNSLSTKYDVLNTHLEFSKDHLKWRNWYWRQKNAGQGAGGAQALDKEGDHDENLFLTDLSYAIPLENQWEINLNGNFLHRESDSHFVLLPPGALVPIGSDGNLNFSSPVGLVLFPNGLLGNPGGKETQYGVDLNGTYSGISTHRIRLGAGFKYQTAQGEESKNFGPGVIDGSEGVVTGELKDVTNTPFVFLPDSSRRIWYGSIQDEWQFVRDWELTVGVRYDYYSDFGRTINPRLALFWATRHNLTTKFLYGHAFRAPSFSEQFAINNPIILGNNDLEPEKINTYELSFDYRPTFDLQTVLSLFAYRAKDLIEFIPDTDGDSNTAQNAGDQLGYGFELETNWNINGNLKLVGNYSLQHSEDPDDGSHIPDVPGQKLYLRADLKFNRGWTFSPQLLWVGDRHRAKDDPRSDINDYTLVGATLRSPKFFDHWEFGFSAKNLFDENAREPSTTNIPGDYPMEGRNFWGELTCNF from the coding sequence ATGGCACAGGACATTGAGAACCAGCAGTCCCAGACCTTGATCATGGAGGACCTGAAGGACTATTATGGCGACGAGGAATTCGTCACCATCGCCACCGGTAGCCGCAAGCCCATCTACAAGGCTCCGGCAGTGGCCACGGTGATTACCGCCGAAGAAATCAAAGCCATGGGGGCCCGCAGCCTCGATGACGTCCTGGAGACGGTGGCGGGGATACATGTGATGCCGTCTTCTCTAAGCAGGCTTGATTCGATCTACTCCATTCGGGGGATTCAATCGGGTTTCAACCCACACGTACTCGTCCTTATGAACGGGACTCCATTTGCTAACGTCTTCAACGGCGGGCATCCCATTCTTTTTCGCCTCCCGGTTTCTGCTATCTCCAGAGTTGAAGTTATTCGCGGCCCTGGGTCTGCAATTTATGGGGCAGATGCTTTTGCAGGTGTAATAAATATAATCACAAAAGATGTTGATGAATTTAATGGTACAACTGTTGGTGGAAGAGTAGGGTCATTTGACACCCATGATTTTTTCATTCAAGACGGACGTTATTTTGGAAAAGTTTCGGTAGGTTTTTCTTTAGAATGGCAAGAAAGTGAAGGAGATAAATCCAGAAAAATCGACTCTGACTTTCAAACAATTCTAGACAACACTTTTGGAACAAACGCTTCTTTAGCCCCAAATTCTTTAAGCACCAAATACGACGTCCTAAACACCCACCTTGAATTCAGTAAAGATCATTTGAAATGGCGAAACTGGTATTGGAGACAAAAAAATGCTGGCCAAGGTGCTGGCGGGGCACAGGCGTTAGACAAAGAAGGAGACCATGACGAGAATCTTTTTCTCACAGACCTTTCATACGCAATCCCACTTGAGAACCAATGGGAAATTAATTTGAACGGCAATTTTCTTCACCGGGAATCTGATAGTCATTTTGTGCTCCTCCCGCCAGGGGCATTAGTGCCAATAGGGTCAGACGGAAATCTTAATTTTTCATCCCCAGTAGGACTAGTGCTATTCCCCAATGGTCTTTTAGGTAATCCAGGAGGCAAGGAAACCCAATATGGGGTAGACCTAAACGGAACCTATTCAGGAATCTCCACTCATCGAATTAGGCTTGGGGCAGGATTTAAATATCAGACTGCCCAGGGTGAGGAATCCAAAAACTTTGGTCCTGGGGTTATTGACGGTTCTGAAGGGGTAGTAACTGGCGAATTGAAAGATGTCACTAACACTCCATTTGTTTTTCTTCCTGATTCATCAAGAAGGATTTGGTATGGTTCCATACAGGACGAGTGGCAATTTGTCCGCGATTGGGAACTAACCGTAGGGGTGAGATATGATTACTATTCAGATTTCGGAAGGACCATCAATCCAAGGCTGGCTTTGTTTTGGGCAACAAGACACAACCTAACAACAAAATTCTTATATGGACATGCATTTAGAGCACCTTCATTTTCAGAGCAATTTGCTATTAATAATCCTATTATACTTGGCAACAATGACCTTGAGCCAGAAAAGATTAATACCTATGAGTTATCGTTTGACTACAGACCCACGTTTGACTTACAAACTGTTTTAAGTTTATTTGCCTATAGAGCTAAAGATTTAATAGAGTTCATTCCAGATACAGACGGCGACAGTAATACTGCCCAAAATGCTGGTGATCAACTAGGATATGGCTTCGAACTCGAAACAAATTGGAATATTAATGGCAACCTTAAATTGGTCGGCAATTATTCTTTGCAACATTCAGAAGACCCAGACGACGGGAGCCATATTCCAGACGTGCCTGGACAAAAACTATACCTTCGTGCTGATTTGAAATTTAATCGTGGGTGGACGTTCTCTCCCCAGTTGCTCTGGGTGGGTGACCGGCATAGAGCTAAGGATGACCCCAGGTCTGACATAAATGACTACACGTTGGTAGGAGCCACCCTCCGTAGCCCTAAATTTTTTGACCATTGGGAATTTGGTTTTTCCGCCAAAAACCTTTTTGACGAAAATGCACGTGAGCCAAGCACTACAAACATACCTGGAGATTACCCAATGGAAGGCAGAAATTTCTGGGGAGAACTCACCTGCAATTTTTAA
- a CDS encoding citrate synthase family protein has product MKKHYDSLGFWEGCRGKFASRKGGWQIGKGVFSHGYNMMEDLVGKVSYFQLMILHATGYLPDRRFADWVEASFICMSWPDSRIWCNQIGALAGTAGASVVSATTAGILAGDSRIYAQKTLLEGMEFIQRTLAKKKSGHSVRDLVLNECAKHGGKPQLMGYARPIAKGDERVRAMEKVTEQLGFSIGEHLTLAYEIEEVLLQEFDESMNINGYSSAFFSDQGYSPQEAYQFCAILVASGVTACYLDTYDRPPETFLPMRCEDIDYQGPPPRPVPPREE; this is encoded by the coding sequence TTGAAAAAACACTATGATAGTTTAGGTTTTTGGGAAGGTTGCCGCGGAAAGTTTGCCAGTCGAAAAGGGGGGTGGCAAATAGGGAAAGGGGTATTTAGTCATGGATATAACATGATGGAAGATTTAGTAGGAAAAGTTTCCTACTTTCAATTGATGATACTACATGCAACTGGGTATTTGCCCGATCGGCGATTTGCAGACTGGGTTGAAGCTTCTTTCATTTGCATGAGTTGGCCGGATTCCCGTATTTGGTGTAACCAAATCGGAGCTCTGGCGGGAACCGCGGGGGCCTCCGTTGTAAGCGCAACCACAGCTGGAATTCTTGCCGGTGATTCTAGAATATATGCTCAAAAAACTTTGTTGGAGGGAATGGAATTTATCCAACGCACCCTAGCGAAGAAGAAAAGTGGTCACTCTGTCCGTGACCTTGTCCTAAACGAGTGCGCCAAACACGGTGGGAAACCCCAGCTAATGGGGTACGCTCGCCCCATCGCCAAGGGTGATGAAAGGGTACGAGCGATGGAAAAAGTTACGGAACAGTTGGGCTTCTCAATAGGTGAACACCTCACTTTGGCCTACGAAATTGAGGAGGTACTGCTCCAGGAATTTGATGAAAGCATGAACATCAACGGTTACAGTTCAGCCTTCTTTTCTGACCAAGGGTATTCACCTCAAGAAGCTTATCAATTTTGCGCAATTTTGGTGGCTAGCGGTGTCACCGCATGCTACCTAGACACATATGACCGCCCCCCCGAAACATTTCTCCCCATGCGTTGCGAGGACATCGATTACCAAGGCCCACCCCCCCGACCGGTACCGCCGCGTGAAGAATAA
- a CDS encoding sensor histidine kinase — protein MIKRLTEMKIWASFRTRLLGVVTFGILCLALTAALTTAWVTSRQAQAQMVAQGLQITDALAGQSTLALLYASRENAERPLQAIMGFPNVEKAGIFDVQGRALIVSGNQDASHPPYPAAGLQEPILANETHFAWHFFAPVYAGTSPAVGDSEDSPFQLDPPPREFLGYAYVTMNKGALHALNVKILANNLAIGLSFAVLLLLILNLTIKRLTRPLSELASLMGEAEQQKRYVHADLKGAYEVTHMAGVFNRMMSSLEEQDQQLRQHGEILQTEVALRTQELVQARDAALSASRHKSEFLANMSHELRTPLQSIIGYADVVREELEVEGMDENIRDMERITNNAKRLLSMINDILRLSKIEAGRMELKLQMVDLRQLAQEAAETVQPILQRNKNQLETRLHVTQELELDREKLLQAVLNLLSNAGKFTNNGTIFLDIAQGDKLLTVKVTDTGIGLTPEQQHVIFEEFRQVDGSFTRQFEGTGLGLAITRRFCELMGGRIEVDSEYGRGSAFTIRIPLPISVVSEHEKSPAPDTLAGDGIKDAPSNSSKKDPVLNDQRGTGRFLAQGEVKCATE, from the coding sequence ATGATCAAGCGCCTGACTGAAATGAAAATTTGGGCAAGCTTCCGCACGCGGCTTCTCGGAGTGGTGACCTTTGGCATCCTCTGCCTGGCCCTGACGGCGGCGCTCACCACCGCGTGGGTCACCAGCCGCCAGGCCCAGGCCCAGATGGTCGCCCAGGGGCTCCAAATCACCGACGCCCTGGCCGGGCAAAGCACCCTGGCGCTGCTCTATGCCAGTCGGGAGAACGCGGAAAGGCCCCTCCAGGCCATCATGGGATTTCCCAACGTGGAAAAGGCCGGGATATTCGATGTCCAGGGCCGAGCGCTGATCGTCTCGGGCAACCAGGACGCCAGCCATCCGCCCTATCCCGCGGCGGGCCTCCAGGAGCCGATCCTTGCCAACGAAACGCATTTCGCCTGGCATTTTTTCGCCCCGGTCTATGCCGGCACTTCCCCCGCTGTCGGCGACTCGGAAGACTCCCCCTTCCAGCTGGACCCTCCGCCGCGGGAATTTCTCGGGTACGCTTACGTCACCATGAACAAGGGCGCCCTGCACGCCCTGAATGTCAAAATCCTGGCCAACAACCTGGCCATCGGCCTGAGCTTCGCCGTGCTTCTGCTCCTTATTCTCAACCTCACCATCAAAAGATTGACGCGGCCGCTCTCCGAGTTGGCATCACTGATGGGAGAGGCGGAGCAGCAGAAAAGGTATGTCCACGCGGACCTGAAGGGGGCCTACGAAGTCACCCACATGGCCGGGGTTTTCAACCGCATGATGAGCTCCCTGGAAGAACAGGACCAGCAGCTTCGCCAGCATGGGGAAATTTTGCAGACCGAGGTGGCCCTCCGCACCCAGGAACTGGTTCAGGCCCGGGACGCAGCACTTAGCGCCAGCCGCCACAAGTCCGAGTTTCTGGCCAACATGAGCCACGAGCTGCGCACCCCGCTGCAGTCGATCATCGGCTACGCGGACGTGGTGCGCGAAGAGCTGGAAGTGGAGGGGATGGACGAAAATATCCGCGACATGGAGCGCATCACCAACAACGCCAAACGCCTGCTCTCTATGATCAACGATATTCTGCGCCTGTCCAAGATCGAAGCAGGCCGCATGGAACTCAAGCTCCAAATGGTCGATCTTCGGCAGCTGGCCCAGGAGGCAGCCGAAACTGTCCAGCCGATTTTGCAGCGCAACAAAAACCAGCTCGAAACCCGGCTGCACGTCACCCAGGAGTTGGAGCTTGACCGGGAAAAGCTGTTGCAGGCGGTGCTCAACCTGCTGAGCAATGCCGGCAAATTCACCAACAACGGAACCATCTTCCTCGACATTGCCCAGGGAGATAAGCTCCTGACCGTCAAGGTAACCGATACTGGCATCGGCCTCACCCCCGAACAGCAGCATGTTATTTTCGAGGAATTCAGGCAGGTGGACGGCAGCTTTACGCGTCAGTTCGAAGGGACGGGTCTTGGCCTCGCCATAACCCGGAGGTTTTGCGAATTGATGGGCGGCCGCATCGAGGTCGACAGCGAATACGGGCGAGGCTCAGCTTTCACAATTCGCATCCCTCTGCCGATCTCGGTTGTTTCAGAGCATGAAAAATCGCCAGCCCCCGACACCCTGGCCGGCGACGGGATAAAGGATGCACCTTCAAATAGCAGCAAGAAAGATCCGGTATTAAATGACCAGAGAGGAACCGGTCGGTTCCTCGCCCAGGGGGAAGTAAAATGCGCAACCGAGTGA
- a CDS encoding thiamine pyrophosphate-binding protein, whose protein sequence is METRAFSNSEPQAFPADEKKPELGDLVVEYLEEIGVEYVFGVPGGAIEPLYNAMARSARRGGLRPVIARHEAGAAFMADGYARETGKLGVCCSTTGPGATNLITGVASAYVDSIPLLVLTAQTALPQFGKRTLQESSCTAVNTVAMFQSCTRFSSLVSHRGQLEGKLLSAILATQGPPAGPAHLSIPMDVLSSPRRQRADEYKPLFKGILKRHEMTNMDAIESLRGEITKCSHPVIVVGEDCGEAMPYIMEIAELIKAPIVSGPAGKRWVNHTHPQYRGVIGYAGHPSADAVIKNERVDLILAIGTRLDDLIFGPWERDKAFQEKLVQVDLTAEQFTRAPLARLHVCGTLSAIFRMLMENIRGEQAKEPLRVVKKTGPSVPPQAFPPSQITLNEPEKFCSEASPIKPQRLMREIVTRFPASTRFIIDAGNSWAWSIHYLLPKSSGLFRIGMGYGAMGWAIGASVGTAFGCPDSPAVCVTGDGSWLMSGQELTVATAEKLSVVFVILNDQALGMVKHGQRLGGAESVGFELPPIDYAGMAKAMGARAFDIRTIQEWESLDVNAICRHPGPTVLNVRIDGEEVPPMGLRMRNLGGKN, encoded by the coding sequence GTGGAAACCAGGGCTTTCAGCAATTCCGAGCCACAAGCTTTTCCAGCGGACGAAAAAAAACCGGAGCTTGGGGATCTTGTCGTCGAATACCTTGAAGAAATTGGCGTAGAGTATGTCTTTGGTGTCCCGGGTGGTGCCATCGAACCCCTTTACAATGCCATGGCGCGCAGCGCGCGGCGGGGTGGACTTCGCCCCGTGATCGCCCGCCATGAGGCCGGGGCGGCCTTCATGGCGGACGGCTATGCCAGGGAAACCGGGAAGTTGGGAGTCTGCTGCTCGACCACGGGTCCGGGGGCCACAAACCTGATCACCGGGGTTGCCTCTGCCTATGTGGATAGCATCCCATTGCTGGTGCTCACCGCACAGACGGCCCTTCCTCAATTCGGGAAGAGAACCCTCCAGGAATCCTCCTGCACCGCCGTGAATACGGTAGCCATGTTCCAGTCCTGCACGCGCTTCAGCAGCCTCGTCTCACACCGGGGACAGCTCGAAGGCAAGCTTCTGTCGGCCATACTGGCCACCCAGGGGCCCCCTGCCGGACCAGCTCACCTCAGCATCCCCATGGACGTCCTTTCATCTCCCCGGCGTCAGCGTGCCGATGAATACAAGCCCCTTTTCAAGGGGATCTTAAAACGCCATGAGATGACCAACATGGATGCCATCGAATCTCTGCGGGGGGAGATTACGAAGTGTTCCCATCCGGTCATAGTGGTTGGGGAAGACTGTGGTGAAGCCATGCCCTATATCATGGAGATCGCCGAGTTGATCAAAGCCCCGATCGTAAGCGGGCCGGCGGGAAAACGTTGGGTTAACCATACTCATCCTCAATACAGGGGGGTGATCGGGTACGCCGGGCATCCTTCCGCCGACGCCGTGATCAAGAATGAACGTGTCGATCTGATACTGGCGATCGGAACTCGGCTGGATGATCTGATTTTTGGTCCATGGGAGCGGGACAAGGCCTTTCAGGAAAAACTGGTCCAGGTCGACCTCACCGCCGAACAGTTTACTCGGGCACCTCTTGCTCGGCTGCATGTCTGTGGAACATTGAGCGCAATCTTTCGCATGCTGATGGAAAATATTCGAGGGGAGCAGGCAAAGGAACCTCTCAGGGTTGTGAAAAAGACCGGACCATCAGTACCGCCACAGGCATTTCCTCCCTCGCAAATCACTTTGAATGAACCCGAAAAATTCTGTTCCGAGGCCAGTCCGATCAAACCGCAGCGCCTGATGCGTGAAATTGTAACGCGTTTCCCCGCGTCGACCCGATTTATAATCGATGCAGGGAACAGCTGGGCCTGGTCGATTCACTACCTGCTGCCCAAGAGCAGTGGCTTGTTCAGAATCGGAATGGGCTACGGCGCGATGGGATGGGCCATAGGTGCCTCGGTTGGCACGGCGTTTGGCTGCCCTGATTCCCCTGCGGTATGTGTCACGGGAGATGGAAGTTGGCTGATGAGCGGTCAAGAGTTGACCGTGGCGACAGCCGAGAAGCTCTCGGTAGTGTTTGTGATCCTCAACGATCAGGCCCTGGGCATGGTTAAGCACGGTCAACGCCTGGGCGGCGCAGAATCGGTCGGTTTCGAACTTCCGCCAATCGATTATGCTGGAATGGCTAAGGCTATGGGGGCCCGGGCTTTCGACATCCGCACCATTCAGGAGTGGGAGAGCCTGGATGTTAATGCGATTTGCCGCCACCCCGGTCCGACGGTCCTGAATGTCAGGATCGATGGAGAGGAGGTCCCTCCCATGGGGTTGAGGATGAGGAATCTGGGCGGAAAAAATTGA